In Nymphaea colorata isolate Beijing-Zhang1983 chromosome 5, ASM883128v2, whole genome shotgun sequence, one genomic interval encodes:
- the LOC116255187 gene encoding heavy metal-associated isoprenylated plant protein 2-like: MGASGVLKIVLKVEFHCLKCKVLVMKTISTLMGIDKIEIDAEKSTVTVTGEVDPVAVVKQVRKIKKMVEIVTVGPPPKPEPKPEPKPDPKPCDLPTCCRSCEHISVTVERYGGCTIM; encoded by the exons ATGGGAGCCAGCGGG GTGTTGAAAATAGTATTAAAGGTGGAGTTCCATTGCCTCAAATGCAAGGTCCTCGTGATGAAAACTATATCTACACTGATGG GGATCGACAAGATAGAGATCGATGCCGAGAAAAGCACGGTGACTGTTACCGGCGAGGTTGATCCGGTGGCAGTAGTCAAGCAAGTCAGGAAGATCAAGAAGATGGTGGAGATAGTGACAGTGGGACCGCCACCGAAGCCGGAGCCGAAGCCGGAGCCGAAGCCCGACCCCAAGCCTTGCGATCTCCCCACCTGTTGCCGGAGCTGCGAGCACATCTCCGTCACGGTTGAACGATACGGAGGATGCACCATCATGTGA